The following are encoded in a window of Salinigranum halophilum genomic DNA:
- a CDS encoding response regulator transcription factor, translating to MSDEKPVVLIVEDEPDLADLYATWLDDEYDVRVAYGGREALEKLDESVSVVLLDRRMPDLSGDEALAEIRSRGFDCRVAMVTAVEPDFDIVAMGFDDYLVKPVSKDALHETTSNLLLRSAYDSGVQELFSLASKKALLESEKGPTALSESEEYRQLDEQLSTLRSELDETLSQFDEGDDVSALYRDLGRGVEFESDDETE from the coding sequence ATGAGTGACGAGAAACCCGTCGTTCTCATCGTTGAAGACGAGCCCGACCTCGCGGACCTGTACGCGACCTGGCTCGACGACGAGTACGACGTCCGGGTCGCCTACGGCGGCCGCGAGGCGCTCGAGAAACTCGACGAGAGCGTCTCGGTCGTCCTCCTCGACCGCCGGATGCCGGACCTCTCCGGCGACGAAGCCCTCGCCGAGATCCGCTCGCGCGGCTTCGACTGCCGGGTGGCGATGGTCACGGCCGTCGAACCCGACTTCGACATCGTCGCGATGGGGTTCGACGACTACCTCGTCAAGCCCGTCTCGAAGGACGCCCTCCACGAGACGACCTCGAACCTCCTCTTGCGGAGCGCGTACGACAGCGGCGTCCAGGAACTGTTCTCGCTCGCCTCGAAGAAGGCGCTGCTCGAGTCTGAGAAAGGGCCAACGGCGCTCTCGGAGAGCGAGGAGTACCGACAACTCGACGAACAGCTCTCGACGCTCCGGAGCGAACTCGACGAGACGCTCAGTCAGTTCGACGAGGGCGACGACGTCTCCGCGCTCTACCGCGACCTCGGCCGCGGTGTCGAGTTCGAGAGCGACGACGAGACGGAGTGA
- a CDS encoding AAA family ATPase, producing MSDIEHLQSKLSQVREEVGKRIVGQTDVIEQLLVCVLADGNALLESNPGLGKTSMIRTLSEVTDLQFSRIQNTPDLMPSDITGTEIIRETDGDREFVFEKGPVFANIVLADEINRATPKTQAALLEAMQEKQVTAAGETYDLPRPFFILATQNPIDQGGTYALPEAQTDRFLLKILVDYPSFEEERQIVRLYTEGGRVPDVERVLSREEIQEVQQLVREVPIADDLRDRAVNLARATREHDQIEYGASPRASMALVLTGKARAFLQGRTHVKWEDIAAMAAPVLRHRIIIDFRAEREGLDADDVVESIVAQAS from the coding sequence ATGAGTGATATCGAACATCTCCAGTCGAAGCTGAGTCAGGTCCGTGAAGAAGTCGGAAAGCGCATCGTCGGCCAGACGGACGTCATCGAACAACTCCTGGTCTGTGTCCTCGCCGACGGGAACGCGCTGCTCGAATCGAACCCCGGACTCGGCAAGACGTCGATGATCCGGACCCTCTCGGAGGTGACGGACCTGCAGTTCTCGCGCATTCAGAACACGCCGGACCTGATGCCCTCCGACATCACGGGTACCGAAATCATCCGCGAGACGGACGGCGACCGGGAGTTCGTCTTCGAGAAGGGTCCGGTGTTCGCGAACATCGTCCTCGCCGACGAGATCAACCGCGCCACACCCAAGACGCAGGCGGCGCTCCTCGAAGCGATGCAGGAGAAACAGGTGACCGCGGCGGGCGAGACGTACGACCTCCCCCGGCCCTTCTTCATCCTCGCCACCCAGAACCCCATCGACCAGGGTGGTACCTACGCGCTGCCCGAGGCCCAGACCGACCGGTTCCTCCTCAAGATACTCGTCGACTACCCCTCCTTCGAGGAGGAGCGACAGATCGTCCGCCTGTACACCGAAGGCGGACGGGTCCCCGACGTCGAGCGTGTGCTCAGCCGCGAGGAGATTCAGGAGGTCCAACAGCTCGTCAGGGAGGTGCCCATCGCCGACGACCTCCGCGACCGGGCGGTGAACCTGGCGCGGGCGACCCGCGAGCACGACCAGATCGAGTACGGCGCGAGTCCGCGGGCGAGTATGGCGCTCGTCCTGACGGGGAAGGCCCGGGCGTTCCTGCAGGGGCGGACCCACGTCAAGTGGGAGGACATCGCGGCGATGGCCGCGCCGGTCCTCCGTCACCGCATCATCATCGACTTCCGCGCCGAACGCGAGGGGCTAGACGCCGACGACGTGGTGGAATCCATCGTCGCACAGGCCAGCTGA
- a CDS encoding TrmB family transcriptional regulator yields MNTAELRAALEEAGLSQYQAEAYNTLLQLGAASATEIADACAVPTARIYDVLRDLEGKGYIETYEQDSLHARARDPNEVLADLRERATMLTEAAEEIEERWQEPAVDTHKVSIVKRFDTVFDRAAALISEAENEVQLAVTPAQFEELRPSLRRAFDNGAIIKLSIHTDEESDPIPAVSRFDGVVTEVRNRTLPTPFVALVDRTTTCFAPHAHSLNQYGVLVDDYTLTYVFHWYFLTCLWEVWDTVYSSRSASLPLDYADIRQCVREIEPLLNDGARIRVAVDGFDTETGEPMSFIGHVTDVRYSGGASSNGAPALSQLAGQVSLTVISEGRAYSVGGWGSVLEDVEATRITVREMTEMR; encoded by the coding sequence ATGAATACGGCCGAACTCCGCGCGGCACTGGAAGAGGCTGGGCTCTCGCAGTACCAAGCAGAGGCGTACAATACACTGTTGCAACTCGGTGCGGCGAGCGCGACCGAAATCGCCGACGCCTGCGCCGTCCCGACTGCCCGAATCTACGACGTGCTCCGTGACCTCGAGGGCAAGGGGTACATCGAGACGTACGAGCAGGACAGCCTCCACGCCCGCGCACGTGACCCGAACGAGGTACTCGCCGACCTCCGCGAGCGCGCGACCATGCTGACCGAGGCTGCCGAAGAGATCGAAGAGCGCTGGCAGGAGCCGGCGGTCGACACGCACAAGGTGAGCATCGTCAAGCGCTTCGACACCGTCTTCGACAGGGCGGCGGCGCTCATCAGCGAGGCGGAGAACGAGGTCCAACTCGCGGTGACGCCGGCGCAGTTCGAGGAGCTCCGCCCCTCGCTCCGCCGGGCGTTCGACAACGGCGCTATCATCAAACTCTCGATACACACCGACGAGGAGAGCGACCCCATCCCGGCGGTCTCGCGCTTCGACGGTGTCGTCACCGAGGTCCGGAACCGGACGCTCCCGACGCCGTTCGTCGCGCTCGTCGACCGGACCACCACGTGTTTCGCGCCGCACGCACACTCGCTGAACCAGTACGGGGTGCTGGTCGACGACTACACGCTCACGTACGTCTTTCACTGGTACTTCCTCACCTGTCTGTGGGAGGTGTGGGACACGGTCTACTCCTCGCGGTCGGCGTCGCTCCCTCTCGACTACGCCGACATCCGCCAGTGCGTTCGCGAAATCGAGCCGCTGTTGAACGATGGGGCGCGCATCCGGGTCGCCGTCGATGGGTTCGACACGGAGACGGGCGAGCCGATGTCGTTCATCGGTCACGTCACCGACGTCCGCTACTCGGGCGGGGCTTCATCGAACGGCGCTCCGGCGCTGTCACAGCTGGCGGGACAGGTGAGCCTGACTGTCATCTCCGAGGGCCGTGCGTACTCCGTCGGCGGCTGGGGATCGGTGCTCGAGGACGTCGAGGCGACGCGCATTACCGTTCGTGAGATGACCGAGATGCGGTGA
- a CDS encoding pyridoxal phosphate-dependent aminotransferase — protein sequence MKRSQRVEAIPPSGIRRFFEIAEEMDDVISLGVGEPDFSTPWAARTAAIDSLEQGKTSYTSNRGMKPLREEISRYVRRWDLDYDPDEEVLVTTGASEAVDLAVRSVVDPGDVVAVPQPSYISYVPTVTFAGGEALGVPTVREDDFVLTTEALSTAGAEDADVLMLCYPNNPTGAVMTEAELAEVASFCREHDLVVLSDEIYAGLRYDDEHTSIASLPGMRERTVVFNGFSKTHAMTGLRLGFALGPADAVTAMNRIHQYTMLSSPTTAQHAAVEALRSCDDDVEEMRTQFDRRRRFVISRFNEMGLDCFEAKGAFYAFPYCGGDDEQFAEALLREQEVALVPGSVFGEGGEGHLRVSYATGMGELKEALNRIEAFVAEQWSVA from the coding sequence ATGAAGCGGTCCCAGCGCGTGGAGGCCATCCCTCCGTCGGGCATCAGGCGCTTCTTCGAGATCGCCGAGGAGATGGACGACGTCATCTCGCTCGGCGTGGGCGAGCCCGACTTCAGCACGCCGTGGGCCGCTCGGACCGCGGCGATCGACTCCCTCGAACAGGGGAAGACCTCCTACACCTCGAACCGCGGGATGAAGCCGCTCCGCGAGGAGATTTCGAGATACGTCCGCCGGTGGGACCTCGACTACGACCCCGACGAGGAGGTGCTGGTGACGACGGGCGCGAGCGAGGCCGTCGACCTCGCGGTTCGCTCGGTCGTCGACCCCGGCGACGTCGTCGCGGTCCCGCAGCCGTCGTACATCTCGTACGTGCCGACGGTGACGTTCGCCGGCGGTGAGGCGCTCGGCGTGCCGACCGTCCGCGAGGACGACTTCGTGCTCACGACGGAGGCCCTCTCCACGGCGGGTGCCGAGGACGCCGACGTCCTCATGCTCTGTTACCCGAACAACCCGACGGGTGCGGTGATGACCGAAGCCGAACTGGCTGAGGTCGCGTCCTTCTGTCGCGAGCACGACCTCGTCGTCCTCTCCGACGAGATCTACGCGGGACTCCGCTACGACGACGAACACACCTCCATCGCCTCGCTGCCGGGGATGCGCGAGCGGACCGTCGTCTTCAACGGCTTCTCGAAGACCCACGCGATGACCGGCCTTCGACTCGGCTTCGCACTCGGCCCCGCCGACGCCGTGACGGCGATGAACCGCATCCACCAGTACACCATGCTCTCGTCGCCGACGACGGCCCAGCACGCCGCCGTCGAGGCGTTGCGGAGCTGCGACGACGACGTCGAGGAGATGCGCACCCAGTTCGACCGCCGCCGGCGGTTCGTCATCTCGCGATTCAACGAGATGGGGCTGGACTGCTTCGAGGCGAAGGGTGCGTTCTACGCGTTCCCCTACTGTGGCGGCGATGACGAACAGTTCGCCGAGGCGCTACTGCGAGAACAGGAGGTCGCGCTCGTGCCGGGGAGCGTCTTCGGTGAGGGTGGCGAGGGACATCTTCGCGTCTCGTACGCGACGGGGATGGGCGAGTTGAAAGAGGCGCTGAACCGTATCGAGGCGTTCGTCGCCGAACAGTGGTCGGTCGCGTAA
- a CDS encoding Lrp/AsnC family transcriptional regulator, producing the protein MDEKRELLDLLQHSARESTADIARQLGMEDAAVEALIAELEDEGVIRGYQAIVDWDNIEGERVTAMVELNVELDRETKYTDISARIAKFPEVSDLKLVSGDYDFAVEVVGDSMHDVSMFVSERIAPIPEVTQTVTHFVMDTYKERGIEFGDHTDDDRLSFSP; encoded by the coding sequence ATGGACGAGAAGCGGGAACTGCTCGACCTGCTGCAGCACAGCGCGCGCGAGAGCACCGCCGACATCGCTCGGCAGCTCGGCATGGAGGACGCAGCAGTCGAAGCACTCATCGCGGAGCTCGAAGACGAGGGCGTCATCCGTGGCTACCAGGCCATCGTCGACTGGGACAACATCGAGGGCGAGCGGGTGACAGCGATGGTCGAACTCAACGTGGAACTCGACCGCGAGACGAAGTACACGGACATCTCCGCCCGCATCGCGAAGTTCCCCGAGGTCTCGGATCTGAAACTCGTCTCCGGCGACTACGACTTCGCCGTCGAGGTGGTGGGTGACTCGATGCACGACGTGTCGATGTTCGTCTCCGAGCGCATCGCGCCCATTCCCGAGGTCACACAGACGGTGACGCACTTCGTGATGGACACGTACAAAGAGCGCGGCATCGAGTTCGGCGACCACACCGACGACGACCGCCTGAGTTTCTCGCCATGA
- a CDS encoding VWA domain-containing protein yields the protein MEGLVVALQTEVTLGDAVVGLERPLALVALPVVLAALWWLVMRGEGTASTRSRRLVFASRVLVAVLLVTAAAGPFTVVTRETTGDPRVTLLADRSESMQVNQNVTERLATNIEEEGVPVTVATIGDGTQSRIGDGVAANLRENGSVVLVSDGRVTDGRSLGSAADLATSLNATVSTVDLDTDEPERYVTVSGPAKAAAGVESTFLVRVDGTELGADGGISQLTVTADGEEVLSREINGSGSVDFSYTFDSVGSHRITANVSGPDTFEQNNVYRKTVRVVQRPKVLYVSRGRYPLQDYLSSLYDVERAQSVPEDLDEYYAVVLQDTRAQDVGNVDTLQRFVIDGNGLVVVGGDNSFENGGYEGSSVASMLPVTFGEASAGSATVVLAIDISGSAESGMRLQKSIALDALDQLGDENTVGIVAFNYQAYSVAEPQSLAENRGFLEDRIRRLESGGATSISSGLRGAEEMLGGEQGTVILLSDGQDSVGEAATVANQLGSRGTRVITVGAGRSIDERTLQRIASQSGGTYFRATETDRLRLFFGGSSRQFEGEGLTIVDPNSFITSGVTLESNPSAANDVAIRRGADFLVATGDGTPAVASWRYGLGRVATVTAYGSDGTLDGLLQQPDSLLVTKTVNYAIGDPERKTEGVADVTDTRVGESTTVTFRGTTRPESDEVEFRQTSTGVYQATLTPTEAGYDDVLDATYAVNYPREYGAFGQAAELRSVVQSTGGRQFEPNEAAAIVEFARQESTRVRELEQSWTWLAILLALVLYFSEVVLRRLQVYRGRSRSESGLT from the coding sequence ATGGAGGGGCTCGTCGTCGCCCTCCAGACCGAGGTCACGCTCGGCGACGCCGTCGTGGGGCTCGAACGCCCGTTGGCGCTCGTCGCGCTCCCCGTCGTCCTCGCCGCGCTCTGGTGGCTCGTCATGCGCGGGGAGGGGACGGCCTCGACGCGGAGTCGCCGGCTCGTGTTCGCGTCGCGGGTGCTCGTCGCCGTCCTCCTCGTGACGGCCGCCGCCGGGCCGTTCACCGTGGTGACGCGAGAGACCACCGGCGACCCCCGAGTGACGCTGCTCGCCGACCGCTCCGAGAGCATGCAGGTGAACCAGAACGTCACCGAGCGGCTCGCCACCAACATCGAAGAGGAGGGCGTCCCCGTGACCGTCGCGACTATCGGCGACGGGACACAGTCGCGAATCGGTGACGGCGTCGCCGCGAACCTCAGAGAGAACGGGAGCGTCGTCCTCGTCTCCGACGGACGGGTGACCGACGGGCGGAGCCTCGGTTCCGCCGCGGACCTCGCGACCTCGTTGAACGCGACGGTGAGCACCGTCGACCTCGACACCGACGAGCCGGAGCGGTACGTCACGGTGTCGGGGCCGGCGAAGGCGGCCGCGGGTGTCGAGAGCACCTTCCTCGTCCGCGTCGACGGGACGGAACTCGGCGCGGACGGCGGCATCTCACAGCTGACCGTCACCGCCGACGGAGAGGAGGTGCTCTCTCGGGAGATCAACGGCAGCGGCTCCGTCGACTTCTCGTACACCTTCGACAGCGTCGGCTCCCATCGGATAACGGCGAACGTCTCCGGCCCCGACACGTTCGAGCAGAACAACGTCTACCGGAAGACCGTCCGTGTCGTCCAGCGGCCGAAGGTCCTGTACGTCTCGCGGGGTCGCTACCCGCTTCAGGACTACCTCTCGTCGCTGTACGACGTCGAACGCGCCCAGTCGGTCCCCGAGGACCTCGACGAGTACTACGCGGTCGTCTTACAGGACACGCGGGCACAGGACGTCGGGAACGTCGACACCCTCCAGCGGTTCGTCATCGACGGCAACGGCCTCGTGGTCGTCGGTGGCGACAACTCCTTCGAGAACGGCGGGTACGAGGGCTCCTCCGTCGCGTCGATGCTGCCCGTCACGTTCGGCGAGGCCTCAGCGGGGAGCGCGACGGTCGTCCTCGCCATCGACATCTCGGGAAGCGCCGAGTCGGGGATGCGCCTCCAGAAGTCCATCGCGCTCGACGCGCTCGACCAGCTCGGCGACGAGAACACCGTGGGCATCGTCGCGTTCAACTACCAGGCGTACTCGGTGGCCGAGCCCCAGTCGCTCGCGGAGAACCGCGGGTTCCTCGAGGACCGCATTCGGAGGCTGGAGAGCGGCGGGGCGACGAGTATCTCCTCCGGCCTCCGCGGGGCCGAGGAGATGCTCGGCGGCGAGCAGGGGACGGTCATCCTGCTCTCGGACGGTCAGGACAGCGTGGGCGAGGCGGCGACCGTCGCGAACCAACTCGGCTCGCGGGGGACCCGCGTCATCACCGTCGGTGCCGGCCGCTCCATCGACGAGCGGACCCTCCAGCGCATCGCCTCCCAGTCGGGCGGGACGTACTTCCGCGCCACCGAAACCGACCGACTCCGGCTCTTCTTCGGGGGGAGTTCGCGGCAGTTCGAGGGCGAGGGACTCACCATCGTCGACCCGAACTCGTTCATCACGAGCGGGGTCACGCTCGAATCGAACCCGAGCGCAGCGAACGACGTCGCCATCCGGCGCGGGGCGGACTTCCTCGTCGCCACCGGCGACGGGACCCCGGCCGTCGCCTCGTGGCGCTACGGCCTGGGGCGGGTCGCGACCGTCACGGCCTACGGCTCCGACGGGACCCTCGACGGGCTCCTCCAGCAACCGGACTCGCTGCTCGTCACCAAGACGGTGAACTACGCCATCGGCGACCCCGAACGGAAGACCGAGGGCGTCGCGGACGTCACGGACACCCGCGTTGGAGAGTCGACGACGGTGACCTTCCGGGGGACCACTCGCCCCGAGAGCGACGAGGTCGAGTTCAGACAGACGTCGACGGGCGTCTATCAGGCGACGCTCACGCCGACCGAAGCGGGATACGACGACGTCCTCGACGCCACGTACGCGGTGAACTACCCCCGCGAGTACGGCGCGTTCGGACAGGCCGCGGAGCTACGTTCGGTGGTCCAGTCGACGGGCGGACGACAGTTCGAGCCGAACGAGGCGGCGGCCATCGTCGAGTTCGCTCGCCAGGAGTCCACCCGCGTCCGCGAACTGGAGCAGTCGTGGACCTGGCTCGCGATTCTGCTCGCGCTCGTGTTGTACTTCAGCGAAGTCGTGCTCCGTCGTCTTCAAGTGTACCGGGGCCGAAGCCGCAGTGAGAGTGGTCTGACATGA
- a CDS encoding chromosome partitioning protein, with product MSALGSSINLALVVLVATSVVGTAGATMYYQHSVEQLDTQNQELRERNGELRSELETTRERLDATRTQLRELNQSLQTTRGDVSQVSESLDETEDQLQSTQSELSQTSSELSATREDLSEARSRADSLQSEVQELEEREEDLEAERNELEQQVDELQSERDRLEDERDELRNERDTLEDRVDTLQDRINRICSQAVEPKPAACN from the coding sequence ATGAGCGCCCTCGGCTCCTCCATCAACCTCGCCCTCGTCGTCCTCGTCGCCACGTCAGTCGTCGGGACGGCGGGTGCCACGATGTACTATCAGCACTCCGTCGAGCAACTCGACACGCAGAACCAGGAGCTCCGCGAGCGGAACGGCGAGCTCCGGAGCGAGCTGGAGACGACGCGGGAACGGCTCGACGCGACACGGACGCAGCTGCGCGAGCTGAACCAGAGCCTCCAGACCACGAGGGGCGACGTCTCACAGGTCTCAGAGAGTCTCGACGAGACCGAAGACCAGCTCCAGTCGACCCAGAGCGAACTCTCACAGACCTCCTCTGAGCTCAGTGCGACGAGAGAGGACCTCTCGGAGGCGCGCAGCCGCGCCGACTCGCTCCAGTCGGAGGTCCAAGAGCTCGAGGAGCGAGAGGAGGACCTGGAAGCCGAGCGGAACGAGCTCGAACAGCAGGTAGACGAACTGCAGAGCGAGCGGGACAGACTAGAGGACGAGCGGGACGAACTGCGGAACGAGCGGGACACGCTGGAGGACCGAGTGGATACCCTACAGGACCGAATCAACCGCATCTGTAGCCAGGCCGTCGAGCCCAAGCCGGCTGCGTGTAACTGA
- a CDS encoding DUF7502 family protein, whose product MDGNDAPRQDGGENQGWLERRRQRNRAASERDQAERRERAQAAQDDQYRAALQKQRAATESGASPETRMQRALAEVRREGYKVAVIYAAVDAALAVLVVNLLLQVTKPEQLPTTLPWPRVVFDAIVGYTGAPPAPLQTSVVVGLLAGVAVFVGEVIARTRRPLVEQFEGANPGVQDALRTARDTVRAGRDSRMALALYEDVLARLGRTSSIGLVNVKRVLLTVVVISVVSLASIQVAVVDLDVRDFNADEGVDGSDRTSEYEGLQDASGVLGDPEDVSAGEETLNTTLSTQGGGDDGSESAAAAYDSSGFAGSGDVEGQEAGFAESEQLEDAELIREYNLQIRETDDSDT is encoded by the coding sequence ATGGACGGGAACGACGCCCCCCGACAGGACGGGGGTGAGAACCAGGGCTGGCTCGAGCGCCGTCGCCAGCGGAACCGTGCCGCGAGCGAGCGCGACCAGGCCGAACGCCGCGAACGTGCCCAGGCCGCACAGGACGACCAGTACCGCGCGGCCCTCCAGAAGCAGCGCGCGGCCACCGAGTCGGGAGCCTCCCCCGAGACCCGGATGCAGCGTGCGCTCGCGGAGGTCCGCCGTGAGGGGTACAAGGTCGCCGTCATCTACGCCGCCGTCGACGCCGCCCTCGCGGTGCTCGTGGTGAACCTCCTCCTCCAAGTGACGAAGCCCGAACAGCTCCCGACAACGCTCCCGTGGCCGCGCGTCGTCTTCGACGCCATCGTGGGGTACACCGGCGCGCCGCCCGCACCGTTGCAGACGTCTGTCGTCGTCGGCCTCCTCGCGGGGGTCGCCGTCTTCGTCGGCGAGGTCATCGCGCGGACGCGCCGCCCGCTCGTCGAGCAGTTCGAGGGGGCGAACCCGGGCGTGCAGGACGCGTTGCGGACGGCCCGCGACACCGTCAGGGCGGGCCGGGACTCCCGGATGGCGCTCGCGCTCTACGAGGACGTCCTCGCACGCCTCGGTCGGACGTCGAGCATCGGCCTCGTGAACGTCAAGCGCGTCCTCCTGACCGTGGTCGTCATCTCCGTGGTGAGCCTCGCCAGCATCCAGGTGGCGGTGGTCGACCTCGACGTCCGCGACTTCAACGCCGACGAGGGCGTCGACGGGAGCGACAGGACCTCCGAGTACGAGGGGCTCCAGGACGCCAGCGGTGTGCTGGGCGACCCCGAAGACGTCTCGGCGGGCGAGGAGACGTTGAACACGACGCTCTCGACACAGGGAGGCGGCGACGACGGGAGCGAGAGCGCCGCCGCGGCGTACGATTCGAGTGGGTTCGCCGGCAGCGGCGACGTCGAGGGACAGGAGGCCGGGTTCGCCGAGAGCGAACAGCTCGAGGACGCCGAACTCATCCGGGAGTACAACCTGCAGATACGCGAAACAGACGATAGCGATACATGA
- a CDS encoding vWA domain-containing protein yields the protein MVLSDVFLAPLGLLALLTVPPLVVLYLVKPEPERVELPTLQFLTEQLGQSASSPLLERLLRSLLLVIQVVALVLLATSLAAPYISVSEETTVEETVLVVDGSGSMTASDGGTTRFGQAVAAATEEVTGTTSVVYAAGEPRIAARAVPPDDARTALSDLQVTATNGDLRAALSTASAIAGENAQIVVLSDFADESDWPDAVQAARAQGLRVELRQFAAGGADNVGIIDARFTGREVTVSVKNYGRERVQRALTVGNQRAELTLAPGDVTTATFTVPAGGGQLRLTPTDSFSLDDTVYLAAPEDATIDVLLLTNDRNRYLATALSVIPEVELTVDEPPTTVDSGAYDVIVYSNVDPSRLLRGNVAAGRDLLEAGGGVAIQAQPNLPDRYGDLLLIEPTGTGQSPAIRRTASGPLTRDITFSPPETYISGPLRAGQPAVELGDGSPLIATADRGSGRLLYYGYIEESSSFKFNFQYPVFWKRSVFYLAGRDTLPELNRPAGDRLQFDGETRIQTPSGTVTQTGVVLDQTGYYRVGERRIGVSLLSEPESDVGATSLDERSERAGVSVREETRLVPRPVTEFVAGAALLVTLLELAYLRRRGDL from the coding sequence ATGGTCCTCTCCGACGTCTTTCTCGCGCCACTGGGGCTCCTCGCCCTCCTGACGGTGCCGCCGCTGGTGGTGTTGTACCTCGTCAAGCCCGAACCCGAGCGGGTCGAGCTCCCCACGCTGCAGTTTCTCACGGAGCAGCTGGGCCAGTCGGCGTCGAGCCCCCTCCTCGAGCGACTGCTCCGGAGCCTGCTGCTCGTCATCCAGGTGGTCGCGCTGGTGTTGCTGGCGACGTCGCTCGCGGCCCCGTACATCTCGGTCTCCGAGGAGACGACCGTCGAGGAGACGGTGCTCGTCGTCGACGGGAGCGGGTCGATGACGGCGTCCGACGGCGGCACCACCCGCTTCGGACAGGCGGTCGCGGCCGCGACCGAGGAGGTCACGGGGACGACGAGCGTGGTGTACGCGGCGGGTGAACCGCGCATCGCTGCCCGCGCCGTCCCGCCCGACGACGCGCGGACGGCGCTCTCTGACCTCCAAGTGACGGCGACGAACGGCGACCTCCGGGCCGCGCTCTCGACGGCGTCTGCCATCGCGGGTGAGAACGCCCAGATCGTCGTACTGAGCGACTTCGCCGACGAGTCCGACTGGCCCGACGCCGTTCAGGCCGCGCGGGCACAGGGGCTCCGCGTGGAACTCCGCCAGTTCGCCGCCGGCGGCGCGGACAACGTCGGCATCATCGACGCGCGCTTCACGGGTCGAGAGGTCACGGTCTCCGTGAAGAACTACGGGCGCGAACGTGTCCAGCGCGCGCTCACCGTCGGGAATCAGCGCGCGGAACTCACGCTGGCACCGGGCGACGTCACGACGGCGACCTTCACCGTTCCGGCGGGCGGGGGGCAGCTCCGGCTGACGCCCACCGACTCGTTCAGCCTCGACGATACCGTCTACCTCGCCGCCCCGGAGGACGCGACCATCGACGTGCTCCTCTTGACGAACGACCGGAACCGGTATCTGGCGACGGCGCTGTCGGTCATCCCCGAGGTCGAACTGACGGTCGACGAGCCGCCGACGACAGTCGACAGCGGGGCGTACGACGTCATCGTCTACAGCAACGTCGACCCCTCACGGCTCCTCCGGGGGAACGTCGCGGCCGGCCGCGACCTGCTCGAAGCCGGCGGGGGGGTCGCCATCCAGGCGCAACCGAACCTCCCCGACAGATACGGCGACCTGCTCCTCATCGAGCCGACGGGGACCGGCCAGAGCCCCGCCATCCGGCGGACCGCCTCCGGCCCGCTGACGCGCGACATCACGTTCTCACCGCCCGAGACGTACATCTCGGGGCCGCTCAGAGCGGGGCAACCCGCCGTCGAACTGGGCGACGGCTCGCCGCTCATCGCCACTGCCGACCGCGGCTCCGGCCGGCTCCTCTACTACGGCTACATCGAGGAGTCGTCGTCGTTCAAGTTCAACTTCCAGTACCCGGTGTTTTGGAAGCGGTCGGTGTTCTACCTGGCCGGTCGCGACACCCTCCCTGAGCTGAACCGACCAGCCGGCGACAGGCTCCAGTTCGACGGCGAGACGCGCATCCAGACGCCCAGCGGGACGGTGACCCAGACGGGAGTCGTCCTCGACCAGACCGGCTACTACCGCGTCGGCGAGCGCCGCATCGGCGTCTCGCTCTTGAGCGAGCCCGAGTCGGACGTCGGGGCGACGTCGCTCGACGAACGGAGCGAGCGTGCCGGCGTCTCCGTGCGCGAGGAGACCCGGCTCGTGCCGCGACCGGTGACGGAGTTCGTGGCGGGGGCGGCGCTCCTCGTCACCCTGCTCGAACTGGCCTACCTGCGGCGACGGGGTGACCTCTGA